One genomic region from Rosa rugosa chromosome 1, drRosRugo1.1, whole genome shotgun sequence encodes:
- the LOC133723517 gene encoding uncharacterized protein LOC133723517 — protein MHSWWESISKARSRIHSLATLLDPSLSSSLSSLADSDRPALSLLSSLEAYAAVSAVLSAPLSGSGSDPLCNWLYDTFLSSDPHLRLVVFSFLPLLAGLYLSRIHSLSSDSLTSLPSLAGFEAVLLALYAAETKARNGKPIVVSIPDLSQPSLYHIPRSQKTTNPNSNSSNIQSVGVLSPPLEPQVAVKSTKRACIVGVALDSYYKHISQMPTWSKIDFCRFLASWAGPDCSCQRQFESGDNHSEPEIAGFLEAGNGNGSGNENENESEIEIEGDVAEEMGQLRIEQNGISNGVSHVEDSKGVKIPLPWELLQPALRILGHCLLAPLNSQEVKDAASIAVRRLYARASHDLVPQAILATQSLIQLDNRGREAAKAAVAVAANSSSNVNTPSKAKKPEILLVSK, from the coding sequence ATGCACTCATGGTGGGAGTCCATCTCCAAAGCCCGCTCCCGCATCCACTCCCTCGCCACTCTCCTCGacccttctctctcctcctccctctcCTCCCTCGCCGACTCCGACCGCCCcgccctctctctcctctcctcccTCGAAGCCTACGCCGCCGTTTCCGCCGTCCTCTCCGCCCCCCTCTCCGGCTCCGGATCCGACCCGCTCTGCAACTGGCTCTACGACACCTtcctctcctccgacccccatCTACGACTCGTCGTTTTCTCCTTCCTCCCTCTCCTCGCCGGCCTCTACCTCTCCCGCAtccactctctctcctctgacTCTCTCACCTCACTTCCCTCCCTCGCCGGCTTTGAGGCCGTGCTCCTCGCTCTCTACGCCGCCGAGACCAAGGCCCGAAACGGCAAGCCCATTGTCGTTTCGATCCCGGACCTATCTCAGCCCTCTCTCTACCACATTCCTCGAAGCCAGAAGACGACTAATCCCAACTCCAATTCCAGTAATATCCAATCCGTTGGGGTTTTGTCGCCGCCGCTTGAGCCCCAGGTTGCCGTCAAGTCAACCAAACGGGCCTGCATTGTTGGAGTTGCGCTGGATTCTTATTACAAGCACATTTCGCAGATGCCCACTTGGTCCAAGATAGATTTTTGCAGGTTCCTAGCTTCTTGGGCCGGCCCGGATTGCTCTTGTCAGCGGCAATTCGAATCCGGTGATAACCACAGTGAGCCAGAGATTGCTGGGTTCTTGGAGGCCGGCAATGGGAATGGGAGTGGtaatgagaatgagaatgagagTGAGATTGAGATTGAGGGTGATGTGGCGGAAGAAATGGGTCAACTGAGAATTGAGCAAAATGGGATCAGCAATGGGGTCAGTCATGTGGAGGACTCAAAGGGGGTGAAGATTCCATTGCCGTGGGAGCTTTTGCAGCCGGCGCTGCGAATATTGGGGCATTGTTTGTTGGCGCCGTTGAATTCTCAGGAGGTTAAGGACGCTGCTTCCATTGCGGTGAGGAGATTGTATGCCAGGGCATCTCATGATTTGGTACCGCAGGCGATTTTAGCTACTCAGAGTCTCATTCAGCTTGATAACAGGGGGCGTGAGGCAGCCAAGGCTGCAGTGGCGGTTGCTGCTAATTCATCTTCGAATGTTAACACGCCGAGCAAAGCTAAGAAACCTGAAATCCTTTTGGTCTCAAAGTAA